The following proteins come from a genomic window of Macadamia integrifolia cultivar HAES 741 chromosome 14, SCU_Mint_v3, whole genome shotgun sequence:
- the LOC122061762 gene encoding AP-1 complex subunit mu-2-like yields MAGAASALFLLDIKGRVLVWRDYRGDVSAVQAERFFTKFIEKEGDQSQDPVVYDNGVSYMFIQHNNVYLMTASRQNCNAASHLLFLHRVVDVFKHYFEELEEESLRDNFVVVYELLDEMMDFGYPQYTEAKILSEFIKTDAYRMEVTQRPPMAVTNAVSWRSEGIRYKKNEVFLDVVESVNILVNSNGQIIRSDVVGALKMRTYLSGMPECKLGLNDRVLLEAQGRTTKGKAIDLDDIKFHQCVRLARFENDRTISFIPPDGSFDLMTYRLSTQVKPLIWVEAQVERHSKSRIEIMVKARSQFKERSTATNVEIELPVPSDATNPNVRTSMGSAAYAPENDALVWKIKSFPGGKEYMLRAEFRLPSVTAEEAIPERKAPIRVKFEIPYFTVSGIQVRYLKIIEKSGYQALPWVRYITMAGEYELRLV; encoded by the exons ATGGCGGGCGCCGCCTCGGCGCTCTTCCTTCTCGACATCAAAGGCCGCGTTCTGGTGTGGCGTGATTACAGAGGGGATGTCTCTGCAGTTCAGGCGGAGCGATTCTTCACCAAGTTCATCGAGAAAGAG GGAGATCAGTCTCAAGATCCAGTCGTGTACGATAATGGTGTTTCTTACATGTTCATTCAACACAACAATGTTTACCTAATGACAGCATCGAGACAGAACTGTAATGCCGCTAGTCATCTTCTCTTTTTACACCGAGTAGTTGAT GTATTCAAGCATTATTTTGAGGAGTTAGAAGAGGAATCACTAAGAGATAATTTTGTGGTTGTG TACGAGTTACTTGATGAAATGATGGACTTCGGTTACCCTCAGTATACAGAAGCAAAAATTCTAAGTGAGTTCATCAAGACTGATGCATACAGGATGGAAGTTACTCAGCGGCCTCCCATGGCTGTAACAAATGCCGTTTCTTGGCGCAGTGAAGGGATTCGGTACAAGAAGAATGAA GTGTTCTTGGATGTGGTGGAAAGTGTCAATATACTTGTCAATAGCAATGGGCAAATAATCCGGTCAGACGTTGTCGGCGCGTTGAAGATGCGAACATATCTGAG TGGTATGCCTGAATGTAAGCTTGGGCTCAATGACAGAGTATTATTGGAGGCTCAAGGTAGAACAACAAAGGGAAAAGCCATTGATCTGGATGATATAAAATTCCACCA GTGTGTGCGTTTGGCCCGATTTGAGAATGATAGAACAATATCTTTCATTCCCCCAGATGGATCTTTTGATCTAATGACATACAGGCTCAGTACTCAG GTAAAGCCATTGATCTGGGTGGAAGCTCAAGTAGAAAGGCATTCAAAAAGTCGTATAGAAATCATGGTAAAAGCCCGGAGCCAGTTCAAAGAGCGTAG CACTGCAACAAACGTTGAAATTGAGCTGCCGGTGCCATCTGATGCAACAAATCCTAATGTTCGGACTTCTATGGGTTCTGCTGCTTATGCACCTGAAAATGATGCATTggtctggaaaataaaatcttttccTGGTGGCAAG GAGTACATGTTAAGGGCAGAATTTAGGCTTCCCAGTGTAACTGCTGAAGAAGCTATTCCAGAGAGAAAGGCTCCCATCCGTGTGAAGTTTGAGATACCTTATTTCACAGTCTCAGGAATACAG GTCCGTTACCTAAAGATTATTGAGAAGAGTGGTTACCAGGCTCTTCCATGGGTGAGATACATAACAATGGCTGGCGAATATGAGCTGAGACTTGTTTGA
- the LOC122061412 gene encoding L-tryptophan--pyruvate aminotransferase 1-like gives MCGAELANNANGRLTSSSPCNSPNQAEANGNGNGTEKKLVSSDSIINLNQGDPTMFEGYWKEKGEKCKTEIEGWHNMSYFAEDFAGKRNNLNVCWFMLSEFEEEVRRLHHLVGNAVTEDRYIVVGTGSMQLFQAALYAYALSFPLEGPDSPHPISVVCAAPYYSSYPPVTDFLKSGLYEWAGDARSFKATSNEPYIELITSPNNPDGFIREPVVSNRHRDGAGEEGGGKGKEILIHDLAYYWPHHTAITAAPDEDVMLFTLSKATGHAGSRLGWALVKDKEVAMKMVKFLELNTIGVSKDSQLRGAKILRAISDSCSQGKHSNLENGAEEEKVEPENFFEYGRRLMADRWSRLRNVVKDNGIFNLPEYPKQFCNFTGEITETCPGFAFMKAKEEEEGIEDSESFLKEHKILTRGGKNFGSDSRYVRVSLLDREETFNSFLERFSTINSSSKKLESNGDV, from the exons atgtgTGGTGCCGAGCTAGCGAACAACGCTAATGGAAGACTTACATCTTCCTCTCCTTGTAATTCTCCTAATCAAGCAGAAGCAAATGGGAATGGAAATGGCACAGAGAAGAAGCTTGTCTCCTCCGACTCCATTATCAACCTTAATCA AGGTGATCCTACGATGTTTGAGGGATAttggaaggagaagggggagaAGTGTAAGACAGAGATAGAGGGGTGGCATAACATGAGTTACTTCGCCGAGGATTTCGCCGGAAAACGTAATAATCTCAACGTTTGCTGGTTTATGTTGTCGGAATTTGAGGAAGAGGTACGGCGGCTCCACCATCTGGTTGGGAATGCGGTGACTGAAGATCGTTATATCGTGGTTGGCACTGGTTCCATGCAGCTCTTCCAGGCTGCACTTTACGCTTAcgctctctcttttcctttggAGGGTCCAGATTCGCCTCATCCTATCAGCGTCGTCTGCGCCGCTCCTTACTACTCG TCATATCCACCAGTGACAGACTTCTTGAAGTCAGGGCTTTACGAATGGGCGGGAGACGCACGTAGCTTCAAGGCTACCAGTAATGAACCATACATAGAGCTCATCACTTCCCCGAACAACCCCGATGGGTTTATTAGGGAACCTGTGGTCTCTAACCGTCACCGTGACGGAGccggagaagaaggaggaggaaaaggaaaagagatacTCATTCACGACCTCGCTTACTATTGGCCTCATCACACCGCTATAACGGCTGCACCAGACGAAGATGTCATGCTCTTCACCCTTTCCAAAGCCACAGGTCATGCAGGTTCTCGCCTTGG GTGGGCTCTGGTAAAGGATAAAGAGGTGGCTATGAAGATGGTGAAATTCTTGGAGCTCAACACCATAGGGGTTTCCAAGGACTCACAACTTAGAGGGGCCAAGATCCTCAGAGCAATATCTGATAGCTGTAGCCAAGGAAAACACTCTAACTTGGAGAAtggagcagaagaagaaaaagtagaaCCTGAAAACTTCTTTGAGTATGGCCGGAGACTCATGGCCGATAGATGGTCGCGCCTTCGGAATGTTGTTAAAGACAATGGCATCTTCAATCTTCCTGAATACCCCAAACAATTCTGCAACTTCACAGGAGAGATCACTGAAACATGTCCCG gttttgcatttatgaaagcgaaggaggaagaggaggggaTTGAGGACAGTGAAAGCTTTCTAAAGGAACATAAGATCCTGACAAGAGGTGGGAAGAATTTTGGATCAGACTCACGATATGTGAGGGTCAGCTTGCTTGATCGTGAAGAAACATTTAATAGCTTCCTGGAGAGGTTTTCCACCATTAATTCTTCTTCCAAGAAATTGGAAAGCAATGGAGATGTGTAA